In one Ralstonia pickettii genomic region, the following are encoded:
- a CDS encoding D-amino-acid transaminase has translation MSRIIFLNGQYVPAAEATVSVMDRGFTFADGIYEVTAVARGKLVDNDAHLARLTRSLSEIGIDNPYTDAEWTRVCEELVARNGLDEGVVYMQVTRGVAERDFGIPADISPTAVAFTQVKSIVDSPLAKKGATVATVPDLRWKRCDIKSVGLLPQVMAKQIAARAGAHEAWMTDGDRVTEGASSTAFIITADKRLITRPLSNAVLPGITRVSILALAREHGLTLEERAFTVAEAQQAAEAFYTSASTFVMPVVSIDGVQIGSGQPGPLTQALRTLYLRFAGVDVAEPVDQM, from the coding sequence ATGTCGCGAATCATCTTCCTGAACGGCCAATACGTGCCGGCCGCCGAAGCCACCGTCTCTGTCATGGATCGCGGCTTCACCTTTGCCGATGGCATCTATGAAGTCACCGCCGTGGCGCGCGGCAAGCTCGTCGACAACGACGCGCACCTCGCCCGCCTGACACGATCGCTGTCCGAGATCGGCATCGACAACCCGTACACCGACGCCGAATGGACGCGCGTGTGCGAAGAGCTGGTGGCGCGCAATGGGCTGGACGAGGGTGTGGTCTACATGCAGGTCACGCGCGGCGTGGCCGAGCGCGATTTCGGCATACCGGCTGACATCTCGCCGACGGCCGTGGCATTCACGCAGGTCAAGTCCATCGTCGACAGCCCGCTCGCAAAGAAGGGCGCAACTGTGGCGACGGTGCCCGATCTGCGCTGGAAGCGTTGCGACATCAAAAGCGTGGGCCTGTTGCCGCAGGTGATGGCCAAGCAGATCGCCGCCCGCGCCGGCGCGCACGAAGCCTGGATGACCGACGGCGACCGCGTGACCGAAGGCGCGTCGTCGACCGCGTTCATCATCACCGCCGATAAGCGGCTGATCACGCGTCCGCTGTCGAACGCCGTGCTGCCGGGCATCACGCGTGTGTCGATCCTGGCGCTGGCGCGCGAACATGGCCTGACGCTGGAAGAACGCGCCTTCACCGTGGCCGAAGCCCAGCAGGCCGCCGAGGCGTTCTACACCAGCGCGTCGACGTTTGTGATGCCGGTGGTGTCCATCGACGGCGTGCAGATCGGCAGCGGCCAGCCGGGCCCGCTCACGCAGGCGCTGCGCACGCTGTATCTGCGTTTTGCCGGCGTGGACGTTGCCGAACCCGTCGACCAGATGTGA
- a CDS encoding GNAT family N-acetyltransferase, translating into MSEITIRPIVADDLAGILAVQQACYGEGFLEPGDALASRWARSPAVCLVALHGADVVGYLLSHAWHAWTPPKLHVPLPAPDAADVLWFVHDMAIAPAGRGQRLGEQLYATASASAHAQGLRQSRLVAVQGADVFWRRLGYQPADVDGAALAALRAVYGEDAELMERALP; encoded by the coding sequence ATGTCCGAAATCACCATCCGCCCGATCGTCGCAGACGACCTGGCCGGCATCCTCGCCGTGCAGCAGGCCTGTTACGGCGAGGGGTTTCTGGAACCGGGCGATGCGCTTGCCAGCCGCTGGGCGCGCAGTCCGGCTGTGTGCCTGGTCGCGCTGCACGGGGCCGACGTGGTGGGATACCTGCTCTCGCATGCGTGGCACGCATGGACGCCGCCAAAATTGCACGTGCCACTCCCCGCCCCGGATGCGGCCGATGTGCTCTGGTTCGTGCACGACATGGCCATCGCGCCGGCAGGCCGTGGCCAGCGTTTGGGCGAGCAGCTTTACGCCACGGCATCCGCCAGCGCCCATGCGCAGGGGCTGCGCCAATCCCGGTTGGTAGCGGTGCAAGGCGCGGATGTGTTCTGGCGGCGCCTTGGGTATCAGCCCGCCGACGTGGATGGTGCCGCGTTGGCCGCTCTGCGCGCGGTGTACGGAGAGGACGCAGAACTGATGGAGCGCGCGTTGCCGTGA
- a CDS encoding cupin domain-containing protein — protein sequence MSDLSEQQQVQRTWDRPEGASFEDWMNSRVARFSTRRYDWDALKFQADFDPKYRRAQMRYLGTGGTGVAADTNTVPAEHFTFSTMVIPAGHEGPSHLHTDVEEVFFIIRGKLKLVLEKDGERYETILTDRDLVSVPPGVYREEINIGDEDALMCVMLGAKKPITPTYPPEHPLAKIKR from the coding sequence ATGAGCGATCTCTCCGAACAACAGCAAGTGCAACGCACGTGGGACCGCCCGGAAGGCGCGTCGTTTGAAGACTGGATGAACAGCCGCGTGGCGCGTTTCTCCACCCGCCGCTACGACTGGGACGCCCTCAAGTTCCAGGCCGACTTCGACCCGAAATACCGCCGTGCGCAAATGCGCTACCTCGGCACGGGCGGCACGGGCGTGGCCGCAGACACCAACACGGTGCCGGCGGAGCACTTCACGTTTTCGACCATGGTCATTCCGGCGGGCCACGAAGGCCCGTCGCACCTGCATACCGATGTGGAAGAGGTGTTCTTCATCATTCGCGGCAAGCTGAAGCTGGTGCTGGAGAAAGACGGCGAGCGCTATGAAACCATCCTGACCGATCGCGACCTCGTCTCGGTGCCGCCCGGCGTGTACCGCGAAGAAATCAACATCGGCGATGAAGACGCGCTGATGTGCGTGATGCTCGGTGCCAAGAAGCCGATCACGCCGACGTACCCGCCCGAGCATCCGCTCGCCAAGATCAAGCGTTGA
- a CDS encoding aromatic ring-hydroxylating oxygenase subunit alpha, which yields MEGNKEAQKEARINTGLRNYWYPVAASWNVKNAPVGITRLSQNIVLWRDTAGQVHALEDRCPHRGARLSMGWNLGDHVACWYHGVEVNGQGTVTSVPAVDACPMEGKTCVRSYPVQERAGAIFLWFGDKAPSEFDDAVGTLRLPEELTSDEHSHFLCFAHWNVNYRYAIDNVMDPMHGAYLHAVSHSMASGEKKAVMEVVETDHGIMFQKTGQRGVNFDWTEFGETGTMWLRLSIPYQPKVGPGGPFTIIGIVTPVDEEHCIVYFWRTRHVQGWQRDVWRFLYRNRLEGLHWDVLEQDRVVLESMAPEARDHETLYQHDIGITRIRRVLARRAAAELADAPVAMIKPVPTEAQHA from the coding sequence ATGGAAGGCAACAAGGAAGCGCAGAAGGAAGCGCGCATCAACACCGGTCTGCGCAACTACTGGTATCCGGTGGCGGCGTCGTGGAATGTGAAAAACGCCCCGGTGGGCATCACGCGTTTGAGCCAGAACATCGTGTTGTGGCGTGACACCGCCGGCCAGGTGCATGCGCTGGAAGACCGCTGCCCGCATCGCGGTGCGCGCCTGTCGATGGGTTGGAACCTGGGCGACCATGTGGCTTGCTGGTACCACGGCGTTGAAGTGAACGGCCAGGGTACGGTAACCAGCGTACCGGCTGTCGACGCGTGCCCCATGGAAGGCAAGACCTGCGTGCGCAGCTACCCGGTGCAGGAGCGTGCCGGTGCCATCTTCCTGTGGTTTGGCGACAAGGCTCCGTCCGAGTTCGACGACGCGGTCGGCACGCTGCGCTTGCCCGAAGAGCTGACCAGCGACGAGCACAGTCACTTCCTCTGCTTTGCGCATTGGAACGTCAACTACCGCTACGCCATCGACAACGTCATGGACCCGATGCACGGCGCCTACCTGCACGCCGTGTCGCACTCGATGGCGAGCGGCGAGAAGAAGGCCGTGATGGAAGTGGTTGAAACCGACCACGGGATCATGTTCCAGAAGACCGGCCAGCGCGGCGTGAACTTCGATTGGACGGAGTTTGGCGAGACCGGCACGATGTGGCTGCGCCTGTCGATTCCGTATCAACCGAAGGTCGGCCCCGGCGGTCCGTTCACGATCATCGGCATCGTGACGCCAGTGGATGAGGAGCACTGCATCGTCTACTTCTGGCGCACGCGCCACGTGCAGGGTTGGCAGCGCGATGTGTGGCGCTTCCTGTATCGCAATCGCCTGGAAGGGCTGCACTGGGATGTGCTGGAACAGGACCGCGTGGTGCTCGAATCGATGGCCCCCGAGGCGCGCGATCACGAAACGCTGTATCAGCACGACATCGGCATCACGCGTATCCGCCGTGTGCTTGCACGCCGCGCCGCCGCTGAGTTGGCCGATGCGCCGGTTGCCATGATCAAGCCCGTTCCCACGGAAGCCCAACATGCCTGA
- a CDS encoding ABC transporter ATP-binding protein, translating into MSVILEVKDLHVRYGKVEALHGANLKVESGQIVTVIGPNGAGKSTMLGAVMGALPTTGSASGVVSYLGHNLTGLPVEKRVARGMCLVPEKRELFATMSVEDNLVLGAYRRKRAGERNYLDQMEVVYDLFPRLKERRAQEAGTLSGGERQMLAVGRALMAKPQLLMLDEPSLGLAPLIVKEIFHIISDLRKTGVATLLIEQNARAALQVADYGYVLETGDMTLEGAAQELAVNPRVIETYLGLAKKAA; encoded by the coding sequence ATGTCAGTCATCCTGGAAGTGAAGGACCTGCACGTCCGCTACGGCAAGGTAGAGGCGCTGCACGGCGCCAACCTGAAGGTGGAGTCGGGCCAGATCGTGACGGTCATCGGCCCGAACGGCGCGGGCAAATCGACCATGCTTGGCGCCGTCATGGGTGCGCTGCCAACGACCGGCTCGGCCAGCGGCGTGGTCTCGTATCTCGGTCACAACCTGACTGGTCTGCCGGTGGAAAAGCGCGTGGCACGCGGTATGTGCCTCGTCCCGGAAAAGCGCGAGCTGTTTGCCACCATGAGCGTGGAAGACAACCTCGTGCTGGGCGCGTACCGCCGCAAGCGTGCGGGTGAGCGCAACTATCTCGACCAGATGGAGGTGGTGTACGACTTGTTCCCGCGCCTGAAAGAGCGTCGCGCGCAAGAAGCCGGCACGCTTTCCGGCGGCGAGCGCCAGATGCTCGCCGTGGGCCGCGCGCTGATGGCCAAGCCCCAGTTGCTGATGCTCGATGAGCCGAGTCTCGGTCTTGCCCCGCTCATCGTCAAAGAGATCTTTCACATCATCAGCGACCTGCGCAAAACCGGCGTGGCAACGCTGCTGATCGAACAGAACGCACGCGCCGCGCTGCAGGTCGCCGACTACGGCTACGTATTGGAAACGGGCGATATGACGCTCGAAGGCGCGGCGCAGGAATTGGCCGTCAACCCCCGCGTGATCGAAACCTACCTGGGCTTGGCGAAGAAGGCCGCCTGA
- a CDS encoding alpha/beta fold hydrolase, translating to MHSSHVVRSGDIRLHARMTQPADHSARERPAIVLVHGYPDDSSVWDGVRDTLAHERRVLTFDVRGAGLSDAPADTTGYRIPQFVDDLAAVADALLPGERFHLVGHDWGSIHSWESVTTDRLRGRIASYTSISGPCLDHVGHWMRAQLDAGTFAARRAVWKQRLQSWYVGYFHLPLVPEWSWRLWVARAWPWWLHKTEGIRIDAQRPTLVRDACNGVRMYRANFRDRLARPQARAPHAPVQLIVPTRDRYVSPAVTRAVEAWVSHYWRHEVDAGHWLPLRRPEWVADYIRRFADYVESGQEPAELQRARVAGTLAPA from the coding sequence ATGCACAGCAGCCACGTGGTGCGCTCCGGCGACATTCGCCTGCATGCCCGCATGACACAGCCCGCCGACCATTCCGCTCGGGAGCGCCCTGCCATCGTTCTCGTGCATGGCTATCCGGACGACAGCTCCGTCTGGGACGGCGTGCGCGACACGCTGGCGCACGAGCGCCGTGTGCTCACCTTCGACGTGCGGGGTGCCGGCCTGTCAGACGCCCCCGCAGATACCACCGGTTACCGCATCCCCCAGTTTGTCGACGACCTTGCCGCCGTGGCCGACGCGTTGCTGCCCGGCGAGCGCTTTCATCTGGTCGGGCACGACTGGGGCTCCATCCACAGCTGGGAATCGGTGACGACCGATCGGCTGCGAGGGCGCATCGCGTCGTACACGTCGATCTCAGGCCCGTGCCTGGACCACGTCGGCCACTGGATGCGCGCGCAGCTCGATGCCGGCACATTTGCAGCCAGGCGTGCGGTGTGGAAGCAGCGGCTGCAATCCTGGTATGTGGGGTATTTCCACTTGCCGCTGGTGCCCGAATGGTCGTGGCGGCTGTGGGTCGCGCGCGCCTGGCCGTGGTGGCTGCACAAAACGGAAGGCATCCGCATCGACGCCCAGCGACCGACGCTTGTGCGCGATGCCTGCAACGGCGTGCGCATGTACCGCGCGAATTTTCGCGACCGCCTGGCCCGCCCGCAGGCGCGTGCGCCGCATGCGCCCGTGCAGCTCATCGTGCCAACGCGCGATCGCTACGTCAGCCCCGCCGTGACGCGCGCTGTGGAGGCCTGGGTGTCGCATTACTGGCGCCACGAGGTCGACGCCGGCCACTGGCTGCCCCTGCGTCGCCCCGAGTGGGTGGCCGACTACATCCGCCGCTTTGCCGACTATGTCGAATCAGGCCAGGAACCCGCTGAACTGCAGCGGGCCCGCGTGGCCGGCACGCTGGCCCCCGCCTAA
- a CDS encoding surface-adhesin E family protein produces the protein MKTGGWRWQSAIAATALVAAQWAAMPVSAQTISASAAAPTGAAQAVSADAAPALESSSADSRWRRFESINGIVSYIDRQSVKPQPGAAADANSHTVHFRLLRNVLPDFTIKTADGQPIRSSVKQVVLDCARHSYTVIAQTLYRARNATGKPLYQIHYGDEAQSRSLREGSVFEWIAGRFCGAGH, from the coding sequence ATGAAGACAGGAGGCTGGCGCTGGCAAAGCGCCATCGCGGCGACCGCTCTGGTTGCTGCGCAGTGGGCAGCGATGCCCGTATCCGCACAAACCATTTCTGCGTCGGCCGCTGCGCCGACGGGGGCCGCGCAAGCCGTTTCGGCCGATGCGGCACCCGCCCTCGAATCATCCTCCGCCGATTCCCGGTGGCGCCGCTTCGAGAGCATCAACGGCATTGTTTCGTATATCGATCGGCAATCGGTCAAGCCGCAGCCCGGTGCCGCGGCCGATGCCAATTCGCACACCGTGCACTTCCGGCTGCTGCGCAACGTGCTGCCCGACTTCACGATCAAGACAGCAGATGGGCAGCCGATCCGTTCGTCGGTCAAACAGGTTGTGCTCGACTGCGCGCGACATAGCTACACAGTGATTGCGCAAACGCTCTATCGCGCGCGCAACGCTACCGGCAAGCCGCTTTACCAGATCCATTACGGCGACGAGGCGCAAAGCCGCTCGCTGCGCGAAGGCAGCGTGTTCGAGTGGATCGCCGGGCGCTTTTGCGGCGCCGGCCATTAA
- a CDS encoding LysR family transcriptional regulator, with protein MLDDLALFVSIVDHGSLQAAARHANLPPATLTRRLQKLETALGCQLLLRSARSLKPTPEGQLYYEQCRPLLTALAQTTATLDDDLNQVKGTLRVLAPLNLSRGLLAPAYASFMAAWPEIRLELSLSNRNEDVWRHGADLAIRVGQQDDPKLRQRRLGVIGMVLVASPAYVAEHGAPTHPHELQAHRLLVSSPLSTWRFTSPDGEETIELQPHGRCDLNDIELGVTLAETGLGLLYCPRTLCHQALEAGRLVRLLPDWRTPQRPIYAVWPQQQLPRKVRTLLEYLAAFTAATPLLQADPPAGASGAA; from the coding sequence ATGCTCGACGATCTGGCCCTCTTTGTATCCATCGTGGACCACGGCAGCCTCCAGGCCGCAGCGCGTCACGCCAACCTGCCGCCCGCCACGCTGACACGGCGCCTGCAGAAGCTCGAGACAGCGCTGGGTTGCCAGCTTCTGCTGCGCAGCGCCCGCAGCCTGAAACCGACGCCGGAGGGCCAGCTGTATTACGAGCAATGCCGCCCGCTGTTGACCGCGCTTGCGCAAACAACGGCCACGCTCGACGACGATCTCAACCAGGTGAAGGGCACCCTGCGTGTTCTTGCACCGTTGAACCTGTCGCGCGGGCTCCTCGCACCCGCGTATGCGAGTTTCATGGCGGCGTGGCCGGAGATCCGCCTGGAGCTATCGCTCAGCAACCGCAATGAAGACGTGTGGCGGCATGGCGCCGATCTTGCCATCCGCGTCGGCCAGCAGGACGACCCGAAGCTGCGGCAGCGGCGGCTCGGTGTCATCGGGATGGTGCTGGTGGCGTCGCCCGCGTACGTGGCCGAGCATGGCGCGCCGACCCATCCACATGAATTACAAGCGCATCGGCTGTTGGTGTCGTCGCCGCTCTCGACATGGCGCTTCACCTCACCCGATGGCGAGGAGACCATCGAACTGCAGCCTCATGGACGCTGCGACCTGAACGACATCGAACTGGGCGTGACGTTGGCGGAAACGGGCCTCGGCCTGCTGTACTGCCCTCGCACACTCTGCCATCAAGCGCTGGAGGCCGGCCGGCTGGTGCGCCTGCTGCCCGATTGGCGTACGCCGCAGCGACCCATCTACGCGGTGTGGCCGCAACAACAGTTGCCGCGCAAGGTGCGTACGTTGCTGGAGTATCTGGCAGCTTTCACCGCAGCCACGCCGTTGTTGCAGGCCGACCCTCCAGCGGGTGCGTCAGGCGCTGCTTGA
- a CDS encoding GNAT family N-acetyltransferase has protein sequence MSAPADLHIRSVHQDDFAAWKPLWDGYNAFYGRAGETGLPDIVTQTTWQRFFDETEPVHALVAERGGELLGIVHFLYHRSTTQIGMSCYLQDLFTAQAARGQGVGRALIEAVYRRAQADGLPRVYWQTHETNATAMRLYDTLADKSGFVVYRKLF, from the coding sequence ATGTCCGCACCTGCCGACCTCCACATCCGCTCTGTTCACCAAGACGACTTCGCTGCGTGGAAACCGCTCTGGGATGGCTACAACGCCTTTTACGGCCGTGCGGGCGAGACGGGCTTGCCCGACATCGTCACGCAGACGACATGGCAGCGCTTCTTCGACGAAACGGAGCCGGTGCACGCGCTGGTGGCCGAGCGTGGGGGCGAGCTGCTCGGCATCGTGCATTTCCTCTACCACCGCAGCACCACGCAAATCGGCATGAGCTGCTATTTGCAGGATCTGTTCACTGCGCAGGCCGCGCGCGGGCAGGGCGTGGGGCGGGCCTTGATCGAAGCGGTCTACCGTCGCGCGCAGGCCGACGGCTTGCCGCGCGTCTATTGGCAGACACACGAAACCAACGCGACCGCCATGCGGCTGTACGACACGCTGGCGGACAAGTCGGGCTTCGTGGTGTATCGCAAATTGTTCTGA
- a CDS encoding recombinase-like helix-turn-helix domain-containing protein, which translates to MQPQYNPDLAPWEPISPNNVAGKGRVERPGHVANLVWQTRAAEPTAYENQLADSLQAAFLGGAQTPADIVAVLNERGPRNAAGGETWTEDSFLAEMRRLGA; encoded by the coding sequence ATGCAACCGCAATACAACCCCGACCTCGCTCCGTGGGAGCCCATTTCTCCGAACAACGTCGCTGGCAAGGGCCGTGTCGAACGCCCGGGTCACGTCGCCAATCTGGTGTGGCAAACACGCGCCGCCGAGCCGACGGCCTATGAGAACCAACTGGCCGATTCGCTGCAAGCGGCATTCCTCGGTGGTGCACAAACGCCGGCCGACATCGTGGCCGTGCTGAACGAGCGCGGCCCGCGCAATGCGGCCGGTGGGGAGACCTGGACGGAAGACAGCTTCCTGGCCGAGATGCGCCGCCTGGGTGCCTGA
- a CDS encoding DUF2798 domain-containing protein, protein MSMPVSTATRLRIIFAWMMSGLMSLLMTGWIGWINAGISSDFLARWAHAFVLAWPAAFTIVLIAAPLVQRLTQRLVVPSPMQP, encoded by the coding sequence ATGTCGATGCCAGTTTCCACCGCCACACGTCTTCGCATCATCTTTGCCTGGATGATGTCGGGCCTGATGTCGTTGTTGATGACGGGCTGGATCGGCTGGATCAACGCCGGTATCAGCTCCGACTTTCTCGCCCGCTGGGCGCATGCCTTCGTACTGGCGTGGCCGGCCGCCTTCACCATCGTGCTGATTGCGGCGCCGCTGGTGCAGCGGCTGACACAGCGCCTCGTGGTGCCCAGTCCGATGCAGCCCTGA
- a CDS encoding SDR family oxidoreductase, which produces MPERNSTAGLLAGRKVLVTGAARGLGLAFAKSIAEAGGAVALADILGERVQEEAAALRAAGFDAHGFTLDLGDPASIQACAAAAAQALGGLDGLVNNAAITNSGGRDASSIDIETWDRVMNVNVRGTWLMTTACLPALKASGRGAIVNLSSDTPLWGAPNLLAYVASKSAVIGMTKSLARECGADGITVNAIAPGLTLVEATEYVPAHRHALYRDQRAISRDQLPDDVCGAVLFALSDLSRFVTGQTLAVNGGFVMQ; this is translated from the coding sequence ATGCCTGAGCGCAATTCAACCGCCGGGCTGCTGGCTGGCCGCAAGGTGCTCGTGACGGGCGCCGCGCGCGGTCTGGGGCTGGCCTTTGCCAAGTCGATTGCCGAAGCCGGTGGCGCGGTTGCGCTGGCCGACATTCTTGGCGAGCGAGTGCAGGAAGAGGCGGCGGCGCTGCGTGCGGCAGGTTTCGATGCGCATGGCTTCACGCTTGATCTTGGCGATCCGGCTTCGATTCAGGCGTGCGCTGCGGCAGCGGCGCAGGCATTGGGCGGGCTCGACGGTCTTGTCAACAACGCGGCCATTACCAACTCGGGCGGGCGCGACGCATCGTCGATCGACATCGAGACCTGGGACCGCGTGATGAACGTCAACGTGCGCGGCACATGGTTGATGACGACGGCTTGCCTGCCGGCACTCAAGGCATCGGGCCGCGGCGCCATCGTCAATTTGTCGTCAGACACCCCGCTGTGGGGCGCGCCGAACCTGTTGGCTTACGTGGCCAGCAAGAGCGCTGTCATCGGCATGACGAAGTCTCTGGCGCGCGAATGCGGCGCAGACGGCATCACCGTCAACGCCATCGCGCCGGGCCTGACGCTGGTGGAAGCCACCGAATACGTGCCGGCGCACCGCCATGCGCTGTACCGCGACCAGCGCGCCATTTCGCGCGATCAACTGCCGGACGACGTGTGCGGCGCCGTGCTGTTCGCGCTGTCCGACCTTTCCCGATTCGTGACGGGCCAGACGCTGGCCGTCAACGGCGGTTTTGTCATGCAGTAA